A single window of Aspergillus flavus chromosome 4, complete sequence DNA harbors:
- a CDS encoding actin interacting protein 3-domain-containing protein — protein MQSASSVSSRTQRSPSAQHFSSGSGSSIESAMTSQSSAPRSSSSSGRPQSRSSVPDKQISQIEKSVTHLLVATKQLLETLTQWSRKQASENEVSDVYVRLGYEFNLACRAFNAIGVDTSDLGPVPDLLRTILEDTLSQDASPQSLDRYLPRIRDIIINLLHGLKKKQARLRSRQQREEGRSLPGRQASAGSVASGQAAMNQAYEETVSTVSSPKRSGRRYGSNGSLEEPSGASRTSPAPGDTRGGSFSEREASRREAQNILSQSSQPESDSTPKASAPSVNPSEYPTPPPPPPKQDDAIGALQRSGELERRASRRFSAYQIQKHLGTSSSGVPVLPTQHSPLPNRGRDVRESLNAVRLRGSYAHGRQRSTNRLQETTTTKTAPAQAPPNVPSIEEERTKSRGEASAHVSAKDYPIPQDKVQKPPDTETIDLPRPQEEPSLAEAFQPVKESTSDAVASPTTPKSERRQPHSVSTPPQSTHFTAEQPSPGKELTLFLQYKSKIKKYVLPEGFTGLTIGRLQLAFIEKFAWNTHNNGADLPEIYIQDPVSGVRHELEDLNDVKDRSVLVLNVDILDEVKKHFDDEFGGVRRLIEGVKDALNGQESVMQRVSDRQIEAAKEMARLAAAPPVSVSSAKSGGPSKGSIAGSDSQLAELQSLRRDIAVLRQTYSNFQSDIASSMNAIRTKASGVKSAATEVSLPSFEGDAGRARVNSGKKELGEESERLVARVDDLQDLVEDLRKDVVTRGVRPLPRQLESVGKDISAVTKEIKKMQEFLKREKPIWTKIWEKELQLVCEERDQLTMQEDLAADLQDDVEKAAQTFALVEQATKEQTMQNNPSNGVTLRNTSRNVVIDPAVDPMKAKDSVLGEVRALQPNHESRLEAIERAEKARQKELENRRIGLFQKELGAFVEEGKLKKSGGVEETERLRRAKDDRIRREVWERQQARAAEMEKAEAEAAAAQADQAPQAESNPTDDAEAKGEDGAPDTGEEQEPSSPKGKEPISEEAERTESKKEESEPAKNDEDKPTQPEAS, from the exons ATGCAGTCTGCCTCTAGCGTTTCGTCTCGCACCCAGCGCAGTCCGTCAGCCCAGCATTTTTCTTCGGGCTCCGGAAGCAGTATTGAATCCGCCATGACTTCACAGTCCTCCGCGCCACGCAGTTCATCTAGCTCCGGGCGACCACAATCAAGAAGCTCGGTG CCCGATAAGCAGATCTCACAAATTGAAAAAAGCGTCACGCATCTCTTGGTAGCCACGAAGCAACTGCTAGAAACACTGACCCAGTGGTCCCGGAAACAAGCTTCAGAGAACGAGGTATCCGACGTCTACGTGCGGCTAGGTTATGAGTTCAACCTTGCCTGTCGCGCATTTAATGCGATCGGGGTCGACACCTCGGACTTGGGCCCAGTGCCAGACCTTCTCCGGACAATTCTTGAAGACACCCTTAGCCAGGATGCTTCTCCGCAGAGCCTCGACCGCTATCTCCCGCGCATTCgtgacatcatcatcaaccttcttcacgggctcaagaagaagcaggccCGCTTACGTTCGCGGCAGCAGCGAGAGGAAGGTCGGTCATTACCCGGCCGGCAGGCAAGCGCTGGGAGTGTGGCGAGTGGGCAGGCAGCTATGAACCAGGCGTACGAAGAAACGGTTTCCACTGTGTCATCACCGAAACGATCAGGTCGTCGTTATGGAAGTAATGGCTCTCTGGAAGAACCCTCTGGTGCGTCTCGGACCTCACCAGCACCGGGTGACACGCGAGGGGGGAGCTTCTCAGAACGAGAGGCATCACGACGAGAGGCACAGAATATTCTGTCTCAGTCCTCCCAACCCGAAAGCGATTCTACTCCTAAGGCATCCGCACCATCGGTTAATCCGTCTGAATATCCCACCCCTCCTCCACCGCCTCCGAAGCAAGATGATGCCATTGGTGCGCTGCAGAGAAGTGGTGAGCTTGAGAGGCGCGCCTCACGAAGGTTCTCCGCGTATCAGATACAAAAACACCTGGGGACGTCTTCCAGCGGTGTCCCTGTTCTACCGACCCAGCATTCTCCTCTGCCAAATCGTGGTCGCGATGTTCGTGAATCGTTGAATGCTGTTCGTCTACGAGGATCTTATGCCCACGGCCGACAGCGATCGACGAACCGCTTGCAGGAGACCACTACTACCAAAACTGCACCGGCGCAGGCACCTCCGAATGTTCCaagcattgaagaagaacgtACTAAGTCCCGGGGTGAGGCTTCGGCGCATGTCTCTGCAAAAGACTACCCTATCCCTCAAGACAAAGTTCAGAAACCGCCCGACACAGAAACGATTGATCTACCTCGCCCTCAGGAGGAGCCCTCCCTTGCCGAGGCATTTCAGCCGGTCAAGGAGAGTACATCCGACGCTGTTGCCTCTCCAACAACACCTAAATCGGAACGTCGGCAGCCTCATTCTGTTTCCACCCCTCCCCAGAGCACTCATTTTACTGCCGAACAGCCATCTCCCGGGAAGGAGCTCACCCTGTTCCTACAGTATAAAAGCAAGATCAAGAAATATGTTCTGCCGGAAGGCTTCACTGGCCTGACGATTGGAAGGCTCCAACTGGCTTTCATCGAAAAATTCGCCTGGAACACTCACAATAACGGGGCCGACTTGCCAGAGATCTATATCCAGGATCCCGTCTCGGGTGTCCGCCACGAGCTAGAGGATTTGAACGACGTGAAGGATCGATCCGTTCTCGTGTTAAATGTTGACATCCTTGACGAGGTGAAGAAGCATTTTGACGATGAATTTGGTGGTGTCCGCCGGTTGATTGAAGGTGTCAAGGATGCTTTGAATGGCCAAGAGAGCGTGATGCAGCGAGTGTCCGACCGCCAGATTGAGGCGGCCAAGGAAATGGCTCGTCTTGCTGCGGCACCTCCGGTATCTGTTTCTAGTGCAAAGTCTGGGGGACCTTCTAAAGGTTCAATTGCAGGTAGCGACAGCCAACTTGCAGAACTCCAGAGCCTGAGGCGCGATATTGCCGTGCTGCGACAAACTTACTCCAACTTTCAGTCGGATATCGCAAGTTCGATGAACGCAATCCGCACCAAGGCCAGCGGTGTGAAATCCGCTGCCACTGAAGtatctttgccttcttttgaAGGCGATGCAGGACGCGCGCGCGTTAATTCGGGAAAGAAGGAGCTTGGTGAGGAATCGGAACGCCTTGTGGCCCGTGTTGATGACCTTCAGGATCTGGTGGAGGATCTGCGCAAAGATGTGGTGACTCGAGGAGTTCGGCCGCTGCCGCGCCAACTGGAAAGTGTCGGCAAGGATATCAGTGCTGTAACaaaggagatcaagaagatgcagGAATTCCTCAAACGGGAGAAACCGATCTGGACCAAGATTTGGGAGAAAGAGCTACAACTTGTATGCGAGGAACGTGACCAACTCACTATGCAAGAAGACCTTGCGGCCGACCTGCAGGATGATGTAGAAAAGGCCGCCCAGACATTCGCTCTTGTTGAGCAGGCTACCAAGGAACAAACAATGCAGAACAACCCCAGTAACGGGGTCACTCTACGAAACACATCTCGTAATGTGGTCATCGACCCCGCAGTGGACCCCATGAAGGCGAAGGACAGCGTCTTAGGCGAAGTACGTGCGCTGCAACCGAACCACGAATCACGCCTTGAGGCGATTGAACGAGCAGAGAAAGCACGCCAGAAAGAACTAGAGAATCGCCGGATTGGCCTCTTCCAGAAGGAACTCGGAGCATTTGTGGAAGAGGGTAAGCTGAAAAAGAGTGGTGGTGTGGAAGAGACCGAAAGGCTTCGTCGGGCCAAAGATGATCGCATCCGTAGGGAGGTGTGGGAGAGACAGCAAGCTCGAGCAgcagagatggagaaagcagaGGCGGAAGCAGCTGCTGCACAAGCAGACCAAGCTCCTCAAGCAGAGTCTAACCCAACAGATGATGCTGAAGCAAAGGGTGAGGATGGAGCACCAGATACTGGAGAAGAACAGGAACCATCGTCCCCGAAGGGGAAGGAACCTATctccgaagaagcagagagaaCTGAGAGTAAAAAGGAGGAGAGCGAGCCGGCAAAGAATGATGAAGACAAACCGACTCAGCCTGAGGCTTCATGA
- a CDS encoding putative PAB1 binding protein has translation MASVNSLPAANNASGNTVNASSQNSGSRPSLRSSANSKADGGRRQAGSPLDGGQRRSNSQKAWTQGMNPITQRSSYSQQNGNMAQKQNAAPKPTSKESNTPDNHAHDRLVFLVTSFIGLAATITTKNGEKYTGIFSSSSLEPSESSFVLKMVQRPTKQEQNRANGVSDATSPFLGSAPDHSMSFDVKDVVEISVPNVSTSDVTAKGANGASTGFRTDVDISGNLAMRERTLKRWEPSAETEVDLSLEATNTSAGWDQFEANARLFGATSSYDENLYTTRIDRSDPTYKQKEAEAARIAREIETTDVDNAHMREERGLTVPGDGGDEEDKYSGVRRDERNFPPLVSGQPNKYTPPARRQVAAQAAAAPSSSASAVKQVPKDTTPSTAAPPKDSTASQPAPSATAASAAPDADKSASAKPPSATSAAPKRTGTENATANVEAEVLDHFRQFANSEKQKMQERRRNQASYDRTIKLNELMKFSKNFKLATPVPKDLVPILAKDPHKQEEIIQRAQQQAEEKTSTKTSPTPEQKQTPRAPVSARHDSGTAPSATPSDRPAYPRGRQVYPPTGPHAGAGARPQHQTMNPARQTTGMLGHRLADNLQQRKGVAMGAVPAPLPIKDVRLPPTGPAGDQSGVTSPSKAQTPTSSASTKFNVRALEFKPNPAASTFTPGASSSSSPFVGGRSVSRATSPSAFFGAKKPRPVTERPSLKNQFNAIKRMKKESAENTEKDYTFNGGIPPAYKTLPTWDVPTGNEEKTYQHMFKPPVTVPAISPQNRSASNPQAPHQPHMPFQFPQTTPGIPPVSGPPHGPHLHPQHHASGPPHFDDPHRMQMSASTSQVFPSPRLQHGYPSPMAPHAQLAFGQPMPQFYVNQGGPQPGHMRPYPGAPQFMNPQANMGAPMMVQQPSSGPYMGVPQGMAPYTPQMQMYSPNPGHAYPQHAPPQPHSGFPSPSRGAPMMMHQNSQQGQPPQPVMFMSPGQHGQPVYAAQQPGHMPPVRGNYPQQQPPFQSSPHQVHHYPPHQHRTPSSGYNQIPQMPPQVPAQAPPAAASGPQPVDAADEVK, from the exons ATGGCTTCTGTCAACTCCCTGCCGGCTGCCAATAATGCATCCGGCAATACCGTCAATGCGTCTTCACAGAACTCGGGTTCTAGGCCCTCATTAAGATCCAGCGCTAACTCCAAGGCGGATGGAGGTCGCCGTCAGGCAGGCAGCCCGCTTGATGGAGGTCAGAG GCGCAGCAATTCCCAGAAGGCTTGGACCCAAGGCATGAACCCGATCACTCAGAGGTCTTCATATTCGCAACAGAACGGAAATATGGCTCAGAAACAGAATGCGGCCCCTAAGCCAACATCAAAAGAGTCGAACACACCTGATAATCATGCCCATGACcgtcttgttttcttggttACTAGCTTTATT GGCTTGGCCGCTACCATTACCACGAAGAACGGTGAGAAGTACACTGGAATATTCTCTTCGTCCTCCCTTGAACCTAGCGAATCATCCTTTGtcttgaagatggtgcaGCGCCCAACAAAGCAAGAGCAAAACCGGGCGAATGGCGTAAGCGATGCTACAAGTCCGTTTCTAGGATCCGCACCGGATCACAGTATGTCGTTCGATGTGAAGGATGTGGTGGAAATATCCGTTCCCAACGTCTCCACATCCGATGTTACAGCGAAAGGAGCCAATG GTGCCTCTACTGGCTTCCGAACTGATGTCGATATTTCTGGTAACCTGGCGATGCGCGAGCGAACCTTGAAGCGCTGGGAGCCATCGGCAGAGACTGAGGTGGATTTGTCTCTGGAAGCTACGAACACGTCAGCCGGCTGGGATCAGTTCGAGGCCAATGCACGTTTGTTTGGAGCCACTAGTAGTTATGACGAGAATCTCTACACTACCCGGATTGACCGTTCCGACCCGACTTACAAGCAGAAGGAAGCGGAAGCCGCTCGTATTGCACGTGAAATTGAGACCACCGACGTTGACAATGCGCATATGAGGGAAGAACGAGGATTAACAGTGCCAGGAGATGGTggtgacgaggaagacaaaTACAGTGGTGTCCGACGTGACGAGAGAAACTTCCCACCCCTTGTCTCTGGGCAGCCAAACAAGTACACACCGCCAGCTCGTCGACAGGTCGCCGCTCAAGCTGCTGCAGCCCCAAGTTCCTCCGCTAGCGCTGTGAAACAGGTGCCCAAGGATACAACGCCTTCTACGGCGGCACCACCTAAAGATAGTACCGCATCGCAACCTGCCCCTTCAGCTACAGCTGCCAGCGCCGCTCCTGACGCGGACAAGTCTGCCTCGGCGAAGCCTCCATCAGCTACCAGCGCTGCACCGAAGCGGACTGGCACGGAGAATGCTACCGCCAACGTGGAAGCGGAAGTGCTAGATCACTTCCGTCAATTCGCCAACAGCGAGAAACAGAAAATGCAGGAACGCCGCCGTAACCAGGCGTCCTATGATCGTACGATCAAACTCAATGAACTGATGAAATTctcgaagaacttcaagCTTGCTACGCCAGTCCCCAAGGATCTGGTGCCTATCCTCGCCAAGGACCCTCATAAGCAGGAAGAAATCATCCAGAGAGCTCAGCAGCAAGCTGAGGAGAAAACATCAACCAAGACCTCTCCAACGCCTGAGCAGAAACAAACGCCCCGTGCCCCTGTCTCGGCTCGCCATGACAGCGGGACAGCGCCATCGGCGACACCATCCGATCGCCCGGCCTATCCTCGTGGTCGCCAGGTGTATCCTCCTACCGGTCCGCACGCAGGTGCTGGTGCGAGACCCCAGCACCAGACAATGAACCCGGCTCGTCAAACCACGGGGATGCTCGGGCATCGCCTGGCCGACAACCTTCAGCAGCGGAAAGGTGTAGCGATGGGCGCTGTTCCGGCGCCTTTGCCCATTAAAGACGTTCGCTTACCCCCAACGGGCCCCGCTGGTGACCAGTCCGGCGTAACCAGCCCAAGCAAGGCGCAAACACCAACATCTTCGGCATCCACAAAGTTCAATGTGAGAGCCCTAGAGTTCAAGCCCAACCCAGCCGCAAGCACATTCACCCCAGGTGCTTCGTCCAGCTCGTCACCCTTTGTTGGAGGTCGTTCTGTTTCTCGTGCCACTAGCCCCTCTGCATTCTTCGGTGCTAAGAAGCCACGGCCCGTCACCGAGCGCCCGTCTCTCAAGAACCAATTCAACGCTATTAAGAgaatgaagaaggagagcgCGGAAAACACTGAGAAGGATTATACTTTCAATGGAGGAATTCCGCCAGCATATAAAACTCTCCCCACCTGGGACGTGCCTACTGGCAATGAAGAGAAGACTTACCAGCACATGTTCAAGCCTCCTGTTACTGTTCCAGCCATCTCTCCCCAGAACCGCTCAGCATCTAACCCACAGGCTCCTCATCAACCCCACATGCCCTTCCAATTCCCCCAGACAACACCAGGCATACCTCCTGTATCTGGTCCCCCACATGGGCCTCATCTGCATCCCCAGCACCATGCATCTGGTCCACCTCACTTTGACGACCCTCATCGGATGCAAATGTCAGCCTCAACTTCTCAGGTCTTCCCGTCCCCGAGACTTCAGCATGGGTATCCTTCTCCCATGGCCCCTCATGCCCAGCTAGCATTCGGGCAACCCATGCCACAATTCTACGTCAACCAAGGTGGCCCCCAACCTGGTCATATGAGGCCCTACCCAGGTGCTCCTCAGTTTATGAACCCGCAGGCCAACATGGGTGCTCCCATGATGGTACAGCAACCTTCCAGCGGTCCTTACATGGGGGTCCCTCAGGGTATGGCCCCTTACACGCCTCAGATGCAGATGTATTCCCCGAATCCGGGCCACGCCTACCCGCAGCATGCGCCGCCTCAGCCGCACAGCGGCTTTCCGAGCCCCAGCCGCGGtgcgccgatgatgatgcatCAAAACTCTCAACAGGGCCAGCCCCCACAGCCAGTAATGTTCATGTCACCGGGGCAGCATGGACAGCCCGTCTATGCAGCTCAGCAGCCAGGCCACA TGCCTCCCGTTCGGGGTAACTATCCACAACAGCAGCCACCCTTCCAATCTAGCCCGCATCAGGTGCATCACTATCCGCCTCACCAGCATCGTACCCCAAGCAGCGGCTATAACCAGATACCTCAGATGCCACCCCAGGTACCTGCTCAAGCGCCGCCGGCCGCAGCGTCGGGTCCTCAGCCAGTAGACGCCGCAGATGAGGTGAAATGA
- a CDS encoding kinase family protein has protein sequence MDFLKSAVASAIAKGSSFPYSLGDRVDISDSIWTLHNATKRDDGSACSVFTFDIASNKSRLPLAKNAVRKSRTLRHPGVIKVLDTIETEASLYIITERVVPLSWHVKRRSLSEETSKWGLHTVASTLKFINEDASSVHGVVRASSVFASESGEWKLGGFDVLSSMNDEHAVIYTYASLVPDAARYTPPEVVKGGWDTIKRHPLTAVDAYGLGILIYEVFNGGFMGGDQVGKTTNIPPTMQASYKRLCTANPKLRLSPGHFVEQGKKHGGFFQTPLIRLTDDIESLGLKNDAEREEFINELDGLTEDFPEEFFKMKVLPELLKSVEFGGGGPKVLGAIIKIGSKLSSEEFNSRLTPVIVRLFANPDRALRVCLLDNLPLMIDNLPQKIVNDKIFPQMTSGFTDVAPVVREQTVKAVLAVIDKLSDRTINGDLLKFLARTANDEQPGIRTNTTICLGKIAKNLGQSSRSKVLVAAFTRSLRDPFVHARNAGLLSLAATMEFFTEEDCATKVLPAICPSLLDKEKMIRDQANKTLDVYLQRIRKFGNTMPETVLPPSTSSDASKDDARIGTSNDKSWAGWAISSFTNKLTAANGVIEPSANSAKPVEAEPARSASVPRPSKPSTSAQLDLPKVTPRPAAQPLVHRSMSEQVVPVTNDIDEPDDVYEAWGAMDDEDGERADDPFSPAATTVSSTVSAPASKPAPVPYDDGGEPDFAGWLAAQSKAKKTLPKGLSKTTSAASSARSASRNSTTKPKTVAPVKKIETKPKEEDLDDWGDAWD, from the exons ATGGATTTCCTCAAATCCGCCGTCGCATCTGCAATCGCGAAGGGAAGCTCCTTCCCCTATTCGCTCGGCGACAGAGTCGATATTTCTGATTCGATATGGACGCTTCATAATGCTACGAAACGG GATGACGGCTCGGCATGCAGTGTTTTCACATTCGATATTGCTTCTAATAAGTCTCGTCTACCCCTGGCGAAGAACGCGGTGCGCAAGTCACGAACGTTACGACATCCTGGTGTGATTAAAGTTTTGGATACTATCGAG ACAGAAGCCAGTCTTTATATTATCACGGAGCGAGTCGTCCCCCTGTCGTGGCATGTGAAGCGGAGGAGTTTGAGTGAGGAGACCTCTAAATGGGGACTGCATACAGTGGCG TCCACACTTAAGTTTATAAATGAAGATGCTTCGTCTGTTCACGGAGTCGTGAGGGCCTCGTCGGTATTCGCTAGCGAAAGTGGCGAGTGGAAGCTAGGAGGTTTCGATGTGTTAAGTTCCATGAATGATGAACATGCAGTTATATAC ACATATGCCAGCCTTGTACCAGACGCGGCTCGGTATACACCGCCAGAGGTTGTCAAAGGCGGCTGGGATACCATTAAGCGCCACCCTTTAACGGCCGTCGATGCCTATGGGCTTGGAATTTTAATCTATGAGGTCTTCAATGGTGGTTTCATGGGAGGAGATCAGGTGGGCAAAACAACGAATATCCCACCAACCATGCAAGCAAGCTACAAGCGTCTCTGCACGGCGAATCCTAAGTTGCGACTGAGTCCGGGACACTTTGTTGAGCAAGGAAAGAAGCATGGCGGCTTCTTTCAGACACCGTTGATCAGATTGACGGACGACATAGAGAGTCTAGGCCTCAAGAATGATGCTGAGCGGGAAGAATTCATTAA TGAGCTTGATGGACTCACCGAGGACTTCCCCGAAGAATTTTTCAAAATGAAGGTACTTCCAGAGCTATTGAAATCTGTTGAATTCGGCGGAGGCGGCCCCAAGGTTCTAGGGGCTATTATCAAGATCGGGTCCAAATTATCCTCAGAGGAATTCAATTCAAGACTGACGCCTGTCATTGTGCGCCTATTTGCCAATCCTGATCGAGCGCTACGGGTTTGTCTGTTGGACAATTTGCCATTAATGATCGACAATCTTCCCCAAAAGATTGTGAACGACAAGATCTTCCCGCAGATG ACATCTGGGTTCACTGACGTTGCACCCGTTGTTCGAGAACAAACCGTCAAGGCCGTACTGGCGGTCATTGACAAATTGAGCGATCGGACTATTAATGGAGACCTATTGAAATTCCTGGCTCGGACTGCAAATGACGAGCAGCCAGGAATACGTACAAATACTACTATTTGCTTAGGAAAGATCGCGAAAAATTTAGGACAAAGC TCCCGATCCAAAGTTCTAGTTGCTGCGTTTACAAGATCGCTACGCGATCCGTTTGTACATGCCCGGAATGCGGGCTTGTTGTCGTTGGCTGCCACGATGGAATTCTTTACCGAGGAGGATTGCGCCACCAAAGTTCTCCCCGCCATATGCCCTTCTCTCCTtgacaaggaaaa GATGATCCGAGATCAGGCGAACAAGACGCTCGATGTTTATCTCCAACGGATACGTAAATTCGGCAACACCATGCCGGAAACCGTGTTGCCTCCTTCAACCAGCTCAGACGCTTCCAAGGACGATGCTCGTATTGGAACGTCCAATGATAAGTCCTGGGCAGGCTGGGCGATCTCCTCATTTACAAACAAGCTTACCGCGGCGAATGGTGTGATTGAGCCATCTGCGAATAGCGCTAAGCCCGTCGAAGCCGAGCCAGCCCGCTCGGCATCCGTGCCACGTCCGTCGAAACCGTCAACCTCGGCGCAGCTTGATTTGCCAAAAGTGACTCCACGTCCTGCAGCACAGCCCCTAGTCCACCGGTCAATGTCAGAGCAGGTCGTTCCAGTCACCAATGATATCGACGAACCGGATGACGTGTACGAAGCGTGGGGTGCCATGGACGATGAAGACGGGGAAAGGGCAGATGATCCATTCAGCCCTGCCGCAACCACTGTTTCCTCCACCGTATCTGCACCGGCGTCAAAGCCTGCCCCTGTGCCCTACGATGATGGAGGCGAACCGGACTTCGCCGGTTGGCTAGCGGCACAGTCCAAGGCAAAGAAAACTCTACCCAAGGGCTTGAGCAAGACTACTTCCGCGGCGTCCTCGGCTCGGAGTGCCAGTCGCAATAGTACGACTAAGCCTAAGACGGTAGCTCCAGTCAAAAAGATCGAAACCAAACCCAAGGAGGAGGACCTGGACGATTGGGGAGATGCTTGGGATTGA
- a CDS encoding N-terminal acetyltransferase A complex catalytic subunit ard1 (N-acetyltransferase complex ARD1 subunit, putative), which yields MVDIVPLSSYPSYIDLLPSIQTCNITNLPENYFLKYYLYHALTWPQLSFVAVVRPKNGYSKHTAPGGAATASEQYPKVVGYVLAKMEEEPTDGVAHGHITSLSVMRTHRRLGIAERLMRMSQRAMAESHRAQYVSLHVRMSNTAALRLYRDTLGFKVETVESKYYADGEDAYAMRMDLTDMWMDWAEIERKDRLRAEKEGKDADEGEEVGELGTEKEKEKMVKVRVGRGLGVGDLVEKNESQTQA from the exons ATGGTCGACATAGTCCCCCTCTCCAGCTACCCAAGCTACATCGACCTCCTCCCCTCAATCCAAACCTGCAACATCACCAACCTCCCCGAAAACTACTTCCTAAAATACTACCTCTACCATGCGCTCACCTGGCCGCAACTGAGCTTCGTCGCCGTCGTCCGCCCCAAGAATGGATACTCCAAACACACAGCTCCCGGCGGGGCCGCAACCGCCAGCGAGCAGTATCCGAAGGTGGTGGGGTACGTGTTGGCCAAGATGGAAGAGGAGCCGACGGACGGGGTCGCACATGGACATATTACTTCGTTGAGTGTGATGAGGACGCATAGACGGTTGGGTATTGCCGAGaggttgatgaggatgtctc AACGTGCTATGGCCGAATCACACCGCGCCCAGTACGTCTCGCTTCATGTGCGTATGAGCAACACCGCTGCACTGCGGTTATACCGCGATACCCTCGGATTCAAGGTCGAGACTGTCGAGAGCAAGTACTATGCCGACGGGGAGGATGCGTATGCGATGCGCATGGATCTGACGGATATGTGGATGGATTGGGCGGAGATCGAGCGGAAGGATCGTCTACGGgcggagaaagaaggcaaagatgCCGATGAGGGCGAGGAGGTGGGTGAATTGGGgacggagaaggagaaggagaagatggtgaaggtgCGGGTTGGACGTGGATTGGGTGTGGGCGATttggtggagaagaatgagTCGCAGACTCAGGCTTAG
- a CDS encoding PLC-like phosphodiesterase, with protein sequence MRVMIRLLPLLAAGGILPTWAADDSSSSTDTSTGTGKGMFTLEGTITGKVSDAATPTGTYQSITSTVTLGSGHGTVVGSHTLTGSDATATTASNTTTSNSVTVLGGTQTLNGTANATMTASASASSSPVVNTQPCNGYPEFCARNYSNITVVAAHNSPFVQSGSVAANQALEVEDQLNDGIRMLQFQTHLVNNTMYLCHSSCELLNVGTLEAYLTRVTKWMKAHPYDVVTILMGNSDYVDPGNFTAPVQNSGLMDLVYTPAKIPMALDDWPTLSNMIFSGKRAVMFLDYQANQTAYPWLMDEFSQLWETPFSPTDRDFPCDVQRPPDLAANDAKNRLYMANHNLNIQMDVLNLDLLIPNTALLNETNNVTGYGSLGLMASNCTKIWNRPPNFLLVDYYNYGPVNGTVFEVAAQMNNVTYNGKCCGVASAGMSLTPQSVMATALMIGGIQFLVSLF encoded by the exons ATGCGGGTGATGATCCGGTTACTACCGTTGTTGGCGGCAGGCGGCATTCTACCCACCTGGGCTGCAGATGACTCCTCGAGTTCGACCGACACGTCCACTGGCACGGGGAAGGGCATGTTCACTCTGGAAGGAACCATCACCGGTAAAGTCAGTGATGCCGCAACTCCGACCGGCACCTATCAGTCGATCACCTCCACCGTCACCCTAGGCAGCGGCCATGGCACTGTCGTCGGCTCTCACACCCTCACAGGCTCCGACGCCACGGCGACGACCGCATCAaataccaccacctccaatTCTGTGACGGTACTGGGCGGCACCCAGACCCTCAACGGCACCGCCAATGCCACCATGACGGCCTCGGCATCCGCCTCGTCATCCCCGGTCGTCAACACCCAGCCTTGCAATGGATACCCCGAATTCTGTGCACGGAACTATTCCAACATCACCGTGGTGGCTGCCCACAACAGTCCCTTTGTACAATCGGGCAGTGTCGCCGCCAATCAGGCTTTGGAAGTCGAGGACCAGTTGAACGATGGGATTCGGATGT TACAATTCCAGACTCATCTGGTCAATAACACCATGTACCTGTGCCACAGCAGCTGCGAGCTGCTCAACGTGGGGACCCTCGAGGCATATCTGACCAGAGTGACCAAGTGGATGAAAGCCCATCCGTACGATGTGGTCACCATTTTGATGGGCAACTCGGACTACGTCGATCCGGGCAATTTCACCGCGCCCGTCCAGAACTCCGGTCTGATGGACTTGGTGTATACCCCCGCCAAGATTCCCATGGCCTTGGACGACTGGCCGACGCTGTCTAACATGATCTTCTCCGGCAAGCGTGCGGTCATGTTCCTAGACTACCAGGCCAATCAGACGGCGTACCCATGGCTCATGGATGAATTTTCCCAGCTGTGGGAGACGCCGTTCTCGCCCACGGACCGAGACTTTCCCTGCGACGTCCAGCGTCCCCCGGATCTTGCGGCGAATGACGCCAAGAACCGGCTGTATATGGCGAACCACAACCTCAACATCCAGATGGACGTGCTGAATCTCGACCTGCTCATCCCGAACACGGCTCTCTTGAATGAGACGAACAACGTGACCGGATACGGCAGTCTCGGCCTGATGGCGAGCAATTGTACCA AAATCTGGAATCGCCCCCCGAACTTCCTTCTGGTCGACTACTACAACTACGGCCCTGTCAACGGCACGGTCTTTGAGGTTGCGGCGCAGATGAACAATGTGACGTACAACGGAAAGTGCTGCGGCGTGGCCAGCGCCGGCATGAGCCTGACGCCGCAGAGCGTCATGGCCACCGCTCTCATGATCGGCGGTATCCAATTCCTCGTCTCTCTGTTTTGA